The Echinicola jeungdonensis genome segment CTTTCGTGTGACAGGTTTGATAGAGACCACTTCCCCCACTATTAACAAAGCCACAGCTTATGTGAAAATGGAAGATCTTAACCGGATTGCAAGTATTGGGGATGGAATCCATGAAATTGCCTTATTGCTCTCCAACCCTGAAAATGAACCCTTGATATTGGATAAATTAAAAGCTGACCATCCCAACTTGCTTATCGAATCATGGCGAAACCTCGCACCGGAACTGGAACTGTTTCTCTCTATGACCGACAGTTTTCTTTGGGTACTTTTTGGGATCATAATGGTAGCCCTCATTTTTGGGATCATCAATACCATGTTAATGGCAGTGCTTGAACGATACAGGGAACTGGGAATGCTGATGGCTATTGGGATGAATAAAGGGAGGGTGTATGTAATGATTGTAATCGAAACGATTTTTCTTTCTTTGGTGGGTGGTCCATTGGGAACCTTGATTGGCCTGGTTACAATGAATTGGATAGGCATCCACGGAATTGACCTGAGTGCCTATTCAGAAGGGCTAAGAGAATACGGATACAGCAGCATTTTGTACCCCAGCATTGAAAATTCTACTTATTTATATGTCACTATCGGTGTGGTTCTGACTGCCTTAATAGGAGCCCTTTATCCTGCCTATAGGGCCATTCAGCTTGACCCCACTAAAGCCTTACATATGGTATAAACTTTTGAGATATGGAAACAATGACCGATAAAAAGATCGTAATACAGACTGAAAATGTGGCCAAAACTTACCGTGAATCAAAAATTCCTGTTCAGGCATTAAAAGATGTTGACCTTATTGTTGAAGAAGGTGAATTTACAACAATCGTTGGGCCGTCAGGTTCAGGAAAAACTACGCTTTTAAATATTATTGGTGGTTTAGATAGGCCCACCCAAGGAACCGTCATCATTGGCGGCACGGATATTTCGCGTTTGAAAGAATCCGAACTAATAGATTTTAGACTTCATCATATTGGCTTTGTTTTCCAACAGTACAACTTAATTCCGGTGCTTACTGCCAAAGAGAATGTGGAGTTTATTATGCTTCTTCAGAAACGGTCAACCCAAGAAATGAAAGAAAGAGCCATGCAGCTACTTCGGGAAGTGGGACTTGAGGAAAAGGCCAACGTACGTCCCTCAGAATTGTCAGGAGGGCAGCAACAAAGGATTGCCGTAATCCGCGCATTGGCCTCCAGGCCTAAGTTTATCCTTGCTGATGAACCCACCGCCAATCTTGACTCAGCATCCGCGGGAAACTTGTTGGATATGATGGCCCGGATGAATCGGGAAGAGGGCATGACCTTTATTTTCTCCACCCACGATCAGCGTGTAATCGACAAAGCAAGAAGGGTGGTAACTTTGGAAGATGGAAGGATCAAACATGATGAAGTACGTCCCTAGAACCTTTTTTATTATTATTTTTTTTTACCTGTCCAATTCCTATGCCCAGGAAAAAGAAAAAACACAACAGTTCTTTGTGAACGGATATCTCAAGGACATGATTTCCTTCAACGATTTAGGGGACAGTACACTAGTGGACAACTTAATCCATAACCGTCTGAATTTTAAATGGTACCCCAATGAAAATATAAGATTTTATGGTTCATTAAGAAGTAGGTTGTTCATTGGAGAGACTAACAAAAACCTTGAAAACTTTGAAGATTTTATTAGCTACGACACCTATTATTTTGATTTAAGCTGGACGGTTTTCAATGAAAATACCGTAGTGTTTAACACGATGATAGACCGACTTTATATGGAGTGGATAAAAAAAGACCTTACGTTTAAATTGGGCCGTCAAAGGATTAACTGGGGGATCAATACCATTTGGAACCCCAATGATATATTCAATGCTTATTCCTATTTTGATTTTGACTATGAGGAGCGGCCAGGTATAGACGCTGTCCGGGTAGAGTATTATAGAGGTACCAATTCAAGTATTGAAGTTGCAGTGGGACTTCCCGCTAAATCCAGCTCCGTGGGAAATGAAGAGGTCAACACTTTTACTTCAGCCATCTTGTACAAAACCAATAAATGGAGCTATGATTTCCAGTTTTTGGGAGGTTACAGCCGGGAAAATTGGGTCCTTGGAGCTGGTTGGGCAGGAAATTTGGGAGGGGCAAGTTTGAAAGGAGAAGTGACCTATTTTTATCCAAAAAATGAAAGCGAAACAGATCCCAAAGCATTTGTAGGGACCTTATCGGTAGACCATTCCATTGGGGATTTTTATTATAATGTATCCTATCTTTTCAATGAGGCAGGTTTCACAGATCTAGGTCCAAAAGGGTTGAATCGTCTCAATACCCGTTCACTAACTGCAAAAAATCTTTCCCCTTATAAACACTCCACCTTTACCCAGGCAAGTTACCAAATCCACCCTTTGGTAAATGGCGGTTTGGGTATAATGATTTTTCCAGGCAATAAAGCCCTTTTTCTGTCCCCTTTTGTAACCTGGAATATGTTCCAGAATTTTGATGTAGATTTTATCACCCAGGCTTTTTATGCGGAGGATAGAACAAGTGGTGATTTTCAATCTTTTTCCACTTCCTATTTTTTACGGGGAAAATGGAGCTTTTAATTTTTTTGGTTGAAAAAAATTTTGTAGGATTGGGAATCCATTAATAAATCTCTAGTCCTATTTATATCTATCTAATATTAGTATCATTATATAACTGGCATCCTTTCGACTGCAATACCGGTAGCGAATAATCCAGGGAGTCTTCAAGGGCATTTCCAGCTTTCGCAGGACAAAAAGGGCAAGGGTGAATATCCCCATCTGTATCGATATATAAATGTCTGTTTCCTGCACCAAAACATCCAACTCTTCTTTGATAATATCCATGATAAGTGATGATGGGGAAATCCCTAAACCTTTTATCAAAATTCATCTTTAAAAAAAATTCTTCTAATATTTTTTCTTGATCTGGGGGCAGTTGTACATTTTTTCCAGAATAATGGCCTAATGACTTCGGTTCAAGAACCTGAACAAATGAAACCCCTAATTTTTTTGCAAGTTCTGCATACCTCATAAGGTTTGATTCACTCACAAATGATTTTGTGACACAAATAGAAAGTGCCGTGACAAGGTTTGAATCAATGGAGTTTTTCACTGCCTCTTCAACCCATTGGTATGAATTTTTGTATCCACGAAACATATTATGTCGATCCGGATCAAAATGGTCCAGACTAATGACCACACCTGTGAGGCCCGCGAGTTTTAGTTTTTGGGCATTGGCATAGGTTAAATTAAACCCGGAAGTGAGAACCCAAAAGTCCGTTACATTATGGGAAGATTGTACCATTTCGACAATGTCATCAACTCGCAACATAGGTTCACCGCCGGTAATTTGAACTTGAGCTACTCCTTTCAACTGGAATTTTTTAATGATAGTTTGAATATCATTGAGCCTCAATTTTTCTTTTTTATTAATCACGTCCCATTCAAAACAGTGCTCACATTTTAAAGGACACTTTTTTGTAAACGCAATAAATATGTTTGAAAACCGGTTTGTTTTTTTCAGAATGGGTGAAATCCTATTAATTTCCCCTTCAAAAAACCGGTCAAAAGCAAGGGAATTACTCCCTGGGATATATAAATTCCAAAAATATCTCCCATTAATCTTTATGAATTTATTCACCCTGCCAGGACCGGAAATCTTTCTTCGGTTGCTATCCAGCGTTTTCAGAATTTTTAAGACCTTGAGAGGATTTTTAAAGTGCCTTAATACAATTCTTAAAATTCTGAGACGAATAATAAACTCAACAACTTCTTTTTTAAAGCCAAGAATA includes the following:
- a CDS encoding ABC transporter ATP-binding protein, encoding METMTDKKIVIQTENVAKTYRESKIPVQALKDVDLIVEEGEFTTIVGPSGSGKTTLLNIIGGLDRPTQGTVIIGGTDISRLKESELIDFRLHHIGFVFQQYNLIPVLTAKENVEFIMLLQKRSTQEMKERAMQLLREVGLEEKANVRPSELSGGQQQRIAVIRALASRPKFILADEPTANLDSASAGNLLDMMARMNREEGMTFIFSTHDQRVIDKARRVVTLEDGRIKHDEVRP
- a CDS encoding ABC transporter permease, translated to MLTKIAWRNVWRNKGRSLVVIGSILVGIWALLFMVGFMNSFTISYINGAIQHEISHIQIHHPDFKKDFQIGYTIPKGLSIAESIPVEPGVEAVSPRSIATGMISSPRKANGVRIYGIYPELEKSVTHHDSLLVEGAYFGSGKRNPIVIGKELAEELKVNINSKVVLTFQDEENNLVSGAFRVTGLIETTSPTINKATAYVKMEDLNRIASIGDGIHEIALLLSNPENEPLILDKLKADHPNLLIESWRNLAPELELFLSMTDSFLWVLFGIIMVALIFGIINTMLMAVLERYRELGMLMAIGMNKGRVYVMIVIETIFLSLVGGPLGTLIGLVTMNWIGIHGIDLSAYSEGLREYGYSSILYPSIENSTYLYVTIGVVLTALIGALYPAYRAIQLDPTKALHMV
- a CDS encoding radical SAM/SPASM domain-containing protein, with product MKTKAIVPPKLADPCNQDVKIKAQKVILGFKKEVVEFIIRLRILRIVLRHFKNPLKVLKILKTLDSNRRKISGPGRVNKFIKINGRYFWNLYIPGSNSLAFDRFFEGEINRISPILKKTNRFSNIFIAFTKKCPLKCEHCFEWDVINKKEKLRLNDIQTIIKKFQLKGVAQVQITGGEPMLRVDDIVEMVQSSHNVTDFWVLTSGFNLTYANAQKLKLAGLTGVVISLDHFDPDRHNMFRGYKNSYQWVEEAVKNSIDSNLVTALSICVTKSFVSESNLMRYAELAKKLGVSFVQVLEPKSLGHYSGKNVQLPPDQEKILEEFFLKMNFDKRFRDFPIITYHGYYQRRVGCFGAGNRHLYIDTDGDIHPCPFCPAKAGNALEDSLDYSLPVLQSKGCQLYNDTNIR